The Ornithinibacillus sp. 4-3 region TGCCATGACCACACATCCAGAAATGGTAGCAGGAACAAAACGTTATGATACAGATTTAATGACTGCATTTAAAGGAAGAATTGTATCTAAAAGTGGTGCAGAAGGGGTGCATTGCTACGGAGATCGTGAGACAGGCATTGGTGTAATTGTAAAAGTAGAGGATGGACAAGGCAGAGCTTCAAGCGTTGCATCTATGGAAGTACTTCAACAATTACAAATTGGGAATCCTACCATTTGGGAGCAATTAAAAGATTATCATCATGCACCAGTTCTAAATGCAAGAGATGAAGCTATTGGTAAAGTTGTTCCAAACTTTAAGTTAAAACGACTTTAATCAATTTTTATGTTAATTTTTCGGAAAATCGAATTATCTAAAAATATTATTGACAGTGATAGAAGAGAAGCATATAATTAGTCCTTGAAAAAATGCTGTGAAGAAAATTCGCGATTAGTGGAGAGTGAGTTACTTATGCCAGAAAAAGTAGTTATTGCATTAGGTGGAAACGCCATTTTACAACCAGGTCAGGAAGGTTCTTTTGAAAACCAATTAGAGAATGTGCGCATAAGTACAGAAATCATTTCTCGAATCATTAAAAACGGACATCAAGTTATTATTACACATGGAAATGGTCCGCAAGTTGGAAATATTTTAAGACAAAATGAAGAAGCGAAGCATGTTGTTCCACCATTCCCACTTGATGTTTGTAGTGCAGAGTCACAGGGATTTATCGGTTATATGCTTGACCAATCCTTGAAAAATTCTTTACATAAGTTAAAGCTTGATAAGCAAGTAGTTAGTTTATTAACACAAACAGAAGTGTCAAAAAACGATCAGGCATTCCAAAACCCTACTAAGCCAATCGGGTTGTTTTATTCGGAAGAGGAAGCGAAGCAATTAGCAGATGAAAAGGGTTGGGATGTTAAAGAAGATGCAGGAAGAGGCTGGCGTCGAGTAGTCGCTTCACCAAAGCCGCAGTCAATTATTGGCTCAGAAACTATTAAAATGTTAGTAGATACAGGAGCGATTGTTATTGCCTCTGGTGGTGGAGGTATTCCAGTTATTCGTGATGAGCAAGGTGCGATTATTGGTGTGGAAGCAGTGATTGATAAAGATAGTAGTGCATTTAAGCTTGCAGAAGAAGTAAATGCAGATATGTTAATGATTTTAACAGATGTACCGAATGCTTATATTCACTATGGCAAACCAGAGCAAAAGAAATTAGAAAAACTATCTTTAGCAGAAGCGAAAAACTATGTTGAAGAAGGGCATTTTTCGGCAGGAAGTATGGAGCCTAAAATGCGTTCAGCAATTGCTTTTGCTGAAAAAGGTGGTAAAGCAGTTATTTGTTCATTAGATCAAGCCGATTTAGCAATTGAAGGTAAAGCAGGAACAATGATTATTAAATAAAAAAGTATCTAGCTTTGTTTAAAGCGGGTTGTCAGATAGAATGTAGATGAAGCATTATCTGAAGCCCGTTTTTATCTTTGTCTAACATCTTCTAGGTGATAAAATTTTGAAAATAGACTTTAATAGATGTCACAGAATTTAATGGACTATAGGAAGCATGTTCACATATAGATCTAGATTTTTTTGCATCAAGAACAACTTAGGAGGATATCATCGTGAAAGAATTATGGAAATCCAATAATTGGATTGCAGGCTTGCAATGGCTTTTCTTTATTTTTACAAATATTGTCGTTATTCCAATCACAGTTGGAGCGGCTTATCAATTACCACCAGAAAAGATAGTTTCTTTATTGCAGCTTTCCTTTATTGTAACAGGACTTGCATGTGTCTTGCAGGCGCTACTTGGTCATCGTCGAGCATTGATGGAAGGGCAGTCAGGTTTATGGTGGGGTGTATTTTTAACCTTAGTAAATATGTCTGCTGCTCAAGGAATTCCACTTGAAGAATTAGGAGGAAGCTTGGCAGTCGGGATTATTATTTCAGGTGCGATTACCTTAATTATTGGTTTGAGCGGCTTTGGTCCAAAGCTTGCGAAATTATTTAATCCAGCAGTGATGGGTGTATTTATCTTTTTACTAGGCGTGCAATTAGTAGGCATCTTTTTAAAAGGAATGCTAGGAATCCCTTTTGGAACAGTAGAAGAGGGTGCAGGAATTCATTTAACTTATTCTTTATTATCTATTGGAATTGTTATCTTAGTTATTCTTATTAATTTAAAGGCACCTATCCAGCTTAGACGTTATGGATTATTAATCGGAATTATTGTAGGATGGGTAGCATTTTCTCTTATTTTCCAACCTGCTTCGGAGCAAAGACAAACATCCTTTGTCGTAGAATTTTTTCCACTGGGCAAGCCAGCATTAAATGTTGGGGTCATCTTGACAGCAATATTTGCAGGACTTCTCAATTTAGCAAATACATTTGGCGCATTAAAAGGGTCAGAAGCATTGTATGATGAAAAAACTTCTAAAGCTCAATATCGTGGATGCTTTACCATTACAGGTATAGTAAATATGGTTTCTGGTGTTTTTGGACTTGTACCTTATGCACCGTATGTTTCTTCCATTGGATTTTTAATTCAGTCTAATATATTACAGCGTTTACCGTTTATTCTAGGGGGATTAATGTTTATGGTAATGGGACTTGTTCCATCCATTGGTGCATTTTTCTCAAAGCTTCCATTAAGCATAGGGAGTGCGGTATTATTTGTAGCTTATTTATTATTATTTCAGTCGGCATGGAGCTTTTTTAGTCAGGTTAAGTTTAATATGATGAATGCTTATCGTGTTGCTATTCCTTTATTTGTAGGAATAACGATTATGACAATGCCTGCTACATATTTTGACTCTATTCCAATGGTTATTCGACCATTACTAAGCAGTGGATTACTAGTAGGGATTTTATTAGCTGTTATTTTGGAAAACACATTAAATTGGGATCGTATCGGTTTGCAAAAAGAAAATAGAGCATAAAAAAAGTCTGGTTCTCCTCAAAACTTAACTTTTGAGAGTCCCAGACTTTTTTTATGAGCGGTTAGGCGGCTACGTCTTTTCGTTTTCTCTCTGATTCTTCAACAAATACTGCTGCAGAAGCATCTCCAACAATGTTGACAGATGTCCGCATCATATCAAGAATTCGATCAATTCCTGCAACAAGTGCGATTCCTTCTAATGGTAAGTTTACTGCAGCTAGTACCATTGTTAACATAACTAAGCCTGCCCCTGGAACACCAGCAGCACCAATAGAAGCAAGTGTTGCAACAATCATGACAGTCATCAATTGACTGAATGTTAATGAAGTACCAAAATATTGAGCAATAAACATAACGGCAATACCTTGATAAATAGCTGTTCCATCCATATTAATTGTTGCACCTAATGGAAGTACAAAGCTACTAGTAGTTTTAGAAACACCTAAGTTTTCTTGGGTATTTTTCATTGTCACTGGTAGTGTACCAGAACTACTACATGTACTAAAAGCAACGGCAGCAGCAGGTAAAATACCTTTGAAGAAACGAATTGGTGACATTTTTCCGAGTACTTTAACCGCTGTTCCATAAATAAAGATAAGG contains the following coding sequences:
- the arcC gene encoding carbamate kinase: MPEKVVIALGGNAILQPGQEGSFENQLENVRISTEIISRIIKNGHQVIITHGNGPQVGNILRQNEEAKHVVPPFPLDVCSAESQGFIGYMLDQSLKNSLHKLKLDKQVVSLLTQTEVSKNDQAFQNPTKPIGLFYSEEEAKQLADEKGWDVKEDAGRGWRRVVASPKPQSIIGSETIKMLVDTGAIVIASGGGGIPVIRDEQGAIIGVEAVIDKDSSAFKLAEEVNADMLMILTDVPNAYIHYGKPEQKKLEKLSLAEAKNYVEEGHFSAGSMEPKMRSAIAFAEKGGKAVICSLDQADLAIEGKAGTMIIK
- a CDS encoding uracil/xanthine transporter, which encodes MKELWKSNNWIAGLQWLFFIFTNIVVIPITVGAAYQLPPEKIVSLLQLSFIVTGLACVLQALLGHRRALMEGQSGLWWGVFLTLVNMSAAQGIPLEELGGSLAVGIIISGAITLIIGLSGFGPKLAKLFNPAVMGVFIFLLGVQLVGIFLKGMLGIPFGTVEEGAGIHLTYSLLSIGIVILVILINLKAPIQLRRYGLLIGIIVGWVAFSLIFQPASEQRQTSFVVEFFPLGKPALNVGVILTAIFAGLLNLANTFGALKGSEALYDEKTSKAQYRGCFTITGIVNMVSGVFGLVPYAPYVSSIGFLIQSNILQRLPFILGGLMFMVMGLVPSIGAFFSKLPLSIGSAVLFVAYLLLFQSAWSFFSQVKFNMMNAYRVAIPLFVGITIMTMPATYFDSIPMVIRPLLSSGLLVGILLAVILENTLNWDRIGLQKENRA